In one window of Vibrio sp. JC009 DNA:
- a CDS encoding cytochrome b/b6 domain-containing protein, producing the protein MKNQSKLSLLTISLHWVVGILMIASTGLGILVAEMAHNDERREVMNLHKSLGAIVLAIAVLRILWRWKEGEYEQLGIMSGWHVKGIKLLHVALLLATVVMPLSGLMISVGSGYPVFVFGYPLIAPGEKYELVKEMGYALHGAGMYGLTLGITAHVVGSVKYQLVDKYPVVTRMLGKSVNTND; encoded by the coding sequence ATGAAAAATCAATCTAAACTCTCACTGCTAACCATCAGTCTGCACTGGGTCGTCGGTATCTTAATGATCGCCAGTACCGGCCTGGGTATTCTGGTGGCAGAAATGGCACATAATGATGAACGCAGAGAGGTGATGAATCTGCATAAGTCTCTTGGTGCCATCGTGCTTGCTATTGCTGTTCTCCGTATCCTGTGGCGCTGGAAAGAAGGAGAGTACGAGCAACTTGGAATTATGTCCGGGTGGCATGTAAAAGGCATCAAGCTGCTTCATGTGGCACTGCTTCTGGCAACAGTCGTAATGCCGCTATCAGGACTAATGATTTCGGTTGGCAGCGGTTATCCGGTTTTCGTATTCGGATACCCTTTGATTGCGCCTGGCGAAAAATATGAATTAGTTAAAGAAATGGGATACGCACTGCATGGGGCAGGGATGTATGGCCTGACTCTGGGAATCACAGCTCATGTTGTTGGTTCAGTTAAATACCAACTGGTAGATAAATATCCCGTTGTAACTCGTATGCTTGGTAAATCTGTAAATACAAACGATTAA
- a CDS encoding peroxiredoxin has protein sequence MESIENKAPAFPQLNKPAPDFEARTTHGVKKLSDYQGRWLILFSHPADFTPVCTTEFMAFANHHEEFLAEGADLLGLSIDSYFSHIAWTRNIKEKFDVEIKFPIIEDLSMQVANAYGMIHPGAADTSAVRATFIIDPEGILRAMVYYPMSNGRSIPEFLRLLKALKAADEHKIATPEGWQPGDKVIVPPPQDNEAVEARLGEGYECKDWYFCKKEI, from the coding sequence ATGGAAAGTATAGAAAACAAAGCTCCTGCTTTTCCGCAGCTAAATAAACCAGCTCCAGATTTTGAAGCACGCACAACCCACGGGGTAAAAAAGCTATCTGACTACCAAGGCCGATGGTTAATTCTATTTTCTCATCCTGCTGACTTTACGCCAGTATGCACAACTGAATTTATGGCTTTCGCCAATCATCATGAAGAGTTTCTTGCTGAAGGAGCGGATCTGCTGGGTTTATCTATTGACAGTTACTTCAGCCATATTGCCTGGACTCGCAATATTAAAGAGAAGTTTGATGTAGAGATTAAGTTTCCTATTATTGAAGACCTCTCAATGCAAGTGGCAAATGCCTATGGAATGATCCACCCCGGAGCAGCGGATACATCAGCAGTTCGTGCAACCTTTATTATTGATCCAGAAGGTATCCTGCGTGCAATGGTGTATTACCCTATGAGTAATGGCCGTTCTATCCCTGAGTTTCTTCGTCTACTTAAGGCTCTCAAAGCAGCAGACGAGCATAAAATAGCAACACCTGAAGGGTGGCAGCCGGGAGACAAAGTAATTGTACCACCACCGCAGGATAATGAGGCAGTTGAAGCTCGTCTGGGAGAAGGTTACGAATGTAAAGACTGGTATTTCTGCAAGAAAGAAATTTGA
- a CDS encoding IS110 family transposase, with protein MNKNITISIDLAKTVIQVAIINKHGKLSSNQKVSQSKLISMVAKHPKAVICMEACATAHYWGRKFQQAGHQVLLVPAQIAAKYRSGNKNDPNDALAIYEASQRTDIHFVPVKTVEQQDLACLLRLREGYIKQRTQLANRIRGLAMEYGIKFPIGINSLRKQLPFELENAENELTHAARFILNNLKEQLLALDTQIDDATQALTNQAKQNEDCKLLASLPGISWISGSALYARLGNASAYKCGRDASASIGLVPAHTGSGGRNINLGITKRGDRYLRALVVHGARAVVSHVKDKTDPLSQWIRSLLERNHVNKVVIALANKIVRMACAILKSKQPYQLKLA; from the coding sequence ATGAACAAGAATATCACTATTTCTATCGACCTTGCTAAGACTGTTATTCAAGTTGCGATAATTAATAAGCACGGAAAGCTTTCATCTAATCAAAAAGTATCTCAATCAAAGTTAATTTCAATGGTGGCTAAGCACCCCAAAGCTGTTATTTGTATGGAAGCTTGTGCAACGGCTCATTATTGGGGTCGAAAGTTCCAGCAGGCAGGACATCAAGTCTTACTCGTGCCTGCTCAGATCGCCGCTAAGTATCGCTCGGGAAATAAAAATGATCCCAATGATGCTTTGGCTATTTATGAAGCCAGTCAGCGGACAGATATTCATTTCGTTCCGGTTAAAACTGTTGAACAGCAAGATCTTGCCTGCTTACTAAGACTGCGGGAAGGTTATATTAAGCAACGAACACAGCTTGCTAACCGTATCCGGGGGCTTGCGATGGAATATGGCATCAAATTTCCCATAGGAATCAATTCGCTCAGAAAACAGCTACCGTTTGAGTTGGAAAATGCTGAAAATGAATTAACCCATGCTGCTCGGTTTATTCTAAATAATCTTAAAGAACAGTTGCTCGCGCTTGATACCCAAATTGATGATGCCACTCAAGCTCTTACCAATCAGGCAAAACAAAATGAAGATTGTAAGCTTTTAGCCTCGTTACCGGGTATTTCATGGATTTCAGGCAGTGCTTTGTATGCCAGGTTAGGAAATGCATCGGCTTATAAGTGTGGTAGGGATGCAAGCGCAAGCATTGGATTAGTGCCTGCTCATACAGGAAGTGGAGGTAGAAATATCAACCTTGGCATTACTAAGCGAGGAGATCGTTATCTCAGAGCTCTTGTCGTTCATGGTGCCCGAGCTGTAGTTAGTCATGTCAAAGATAAAACTGATCCACTTAGTCAGTGGATACGCTCTCTGTTAGAGAGAAACCATGTGAATAAAGTCGTTATTGCTCTAGCGAATAAGATAGTCAGGATGGCGTGTGCCATATTGAAATCAAAACAGCCTTACCAGCTTAAGTTAGCTTAA
- the rplY gene encoding 50S ribosomal protein L25, whose amino-acid sequence MKFEAVVRTELGKGASRRLRHAGQFPAIVYGGEAAPVSIALIHDDVVNQMDKPEFYEGITLVIDGAEVKVKPQDVQRHAFKPKVEHMDFIRI is encoded by the coding sequence ATGAAATTTGAAGCAGTAGTACGTACTGAGCTAGGTAAGGGTGCGAGCCGCCGCCTACGTCACGCTGGTCAGTTCCCAGCAATCGTTTACGGTGGTGAAGCAGCGCCAGTATCTATCGCTCTAATCCACGATGATGTTGTTAACCAAATGGACAAGCCAGAATTCTACGAAGGCATCACTCTAGTGATCGACGGCGCAGAAGTTAAGGTTAAGCCACAAGACGTACAGCGTCACGCGTTCAAGCCTAAAGTTGAACACATGGACTTCATCCGTATCTAA
- a CDS encoding protein phosphatase 2C domain-containing protein has protein sequence MQTSPTRFKWETSALTHQGKVRKVNQDACIARPEHGFWIVADGMGGHNCGEVASQTITSTFELAQLPEKLSDKVKVLEDNLLAINRHLLLEAMRHGENTVIGSTVVILLAHLDISILLWVGDSRAYRYRDGQLLQLTQDHSQVEEMVKRGMLLREDAENHPLSNIVTRAIGANDALFVDLIDYDIHNDDIFLLCSDGLNKEVKDSEMAELLAQNKSIEEINQSLIELTLQRGARDNVTTILVKAHELVQADSE, from the coding sequence ATGCAGACTTCTCCAACACGGTTTAAATGGGAAACATCTGCTCTGACTCATCAGGGTAAAGTGCGCAAGGTCAATCAGGATGCCTGTATTGCAAGGCCTGAACACGGTTTCTGGATCGTGGCAGACGGCATGGGCGGACACAACTGCGGAGAAGTTGCCAGCCAGACCATCACATCCACATTTGAGCTGGCGCAACTCCCGGAAAAACTCAGTGACAAAGTGAAAGTACTGGAAGATAACCTTCTGGCAATTAACCGGCACTTGCTGCTCGAAGCCATGCGCCACGGAGAAAATACGGTTATCGGAAGTACCGTGGTTATTCTGCTTGCTCATCTTGATATCAGCATTCTGCTTTGGGTTGGTGATAGCCGGGCCTACCGTTACCGCGATGGTCAGTTACTTCAGCTAACTCAGGATCACAGTCAGGTTGAGGAGATGGTAAAACGGGGCATGCTGCTAAGAGAAGATGCAGAAAACCACCCTCTTTCCAATATCGTCACCAGAGCCATTGGCGCCAACGATGCTCTGTTTGTGGATCTTATCGACTATGACATTCATAACGATGATATTTTCCTGCTCTGCAGTGACGGTTTAAATAAAGAAGTAAAAGACTCAGAGATGGCAGAGCTTCTGGCTCAGAATAAAAGCATTGAAGAGATAAACCAGTCGCTTATCGAACTGACTCTGCAACGGGGTGCCAGAGATAATGTCACCACCATATTGGTTAAAGCCCATGAGCTTGTTCAGGCTGATTCAGAGTAA
- the tagF gene encoding type VI secretion system-associated protein TagF, with protein MSEAINKYRAKIGFFGKQPTYGDFLSRRLPNTFTSVWDRWLELAINESRQQLGNEWLNYYLTSPIWRFALPAGIAGDNGWAGVLMPSVDSVGRYFPFTLAMSLPSGTNLSALLSENEIWFNQCEEAALLTLHSDFNLEQFDKEISNIEEPRIVTSANPLTGAQPVMVHFELPSVDPFYSGISSLNGYLSSKLPDRHSLWWTHGSEKISPSLLIAHELPARQSYASMLDGNWELRGWQQYDLAHNGEPQAGQQPQAR; from the coding sequence GTGTCCGAGGCTATAAACAAGTACAGAGCCAAAATCGGCTTTTTCGGTAAGCAGCCTACCTATGGCGACTTTCTTTCCAGAAGGCTGCCCAACACTTTTACGTCCGTCTGGGACAGGTGGCTGGAACTGGCGATTAACGAAAGCCGACAGCAATTGGGCAACGAATGGCTGAATTACTATCTTACCAGCCCAATCTGGCGCTTCGCCCTGCCAGCGGGCATCGCCGGAGATAACGGCTGGGCGGGTGTTCTGATGCCAAGCGTCGACAGTGTCGGCAGATACTTTCCTTTCACTCTGGCCATGTCGCTTCCGTCCGGCACAAACCTGTCTGCCCTGCTCTCTGAAAACGAGATATGGTTTAACCAGTGTGAAGAGGCTGCTCTGTTAACGCTTCACAGTGATTTTAACCTTGAGCAATTTGACAAAGAGATAAGCAATATAGAAGAGCCAAGAATCGTAACTTCAGCGAATCCGTTAACCGGGGCTCAGCCAGTAATGGTTCATTTTGAGCTGCCAAGCGTTGATCCGTTTTACAGCGGAATATCTTCACTAAACGGTTATCTGTCTTCAAAACTTCCCGACAGGCACAGCCTTTGGTGGACTCACGGCTCTGAAAAAATCAGTCCTTCACTCTTAATTGCTCATGAACTTCCCGCCCGGCAGAGTTATGCGAGCATGCTGGACGGAAACTGGGAACTCAGGGGCTGGCAGCAGTATGATCTGGCTCATAACGGTGAGCCTCAGGCAGGCCAACAACCTCAGGCGAGATAA